The following proteins are co-located in the Oncorhynchus clarkii lewisi isolate Uvic-CL-2024 chromosome 30, UVic_Ocla_1.0, whole genome shotgun sequence genome:
- the LOC139389634 gene encoding sodium-dependent serotonin transporter-like yields MTRQDTATPTGSLSAQGPSNTGYNNNPAPVPVITQTNSRDKWSKKMDFLLSVIGFAVDLGNVWRFPYICYQNGGGAFLIPYIVMAIFGGVPLFYMELALGQFHRTGAISIWKHICPIFKGIGYAICVIALYVSFYYNTIIAWALFYFYSSFASVLPWTNCDNAWNTENCTNYFLKDNVTWNNYSRSPAEEFYTRNVLEIHKSDGLRNVGGVRWQLMLCLFLIFTIVYFSLWKGVKTSGKVVWVTATLPYVVLFILLIRGATLPGAWKGVVFYLKPKWEKLFETSVWVDAAAQIFFSLGPGFGVLLALSSYNPFTNNCYRDAIVTSLVNCLTSFMSGFVIFTVLGYMAEKRNVNVEDVARDKGPSLLFITYPEAIANMTGSTFFAIIFFVMMITLGLDSTFGGLEAIITAVMDEYPGYLANRRELFVLGLVVVCFLGSLSTLTNGGAYVVKLLEEFGVGSSIIAVGFLEAIAVSWFYGITRFSNDIKSMLGYSPGLFWKVCWVAISPAFLAYIIVSSLLKPPPLQLFDYKYPDWSITVGYVIGASSFMWIPIYMVYKLVWTPGSLKQRLAVCLRPERTIMPEIHTDSLNMSPVP; encoded by the exons ATGACCCGCCAAGACACAGCGACCCCAACGGGAAGCCTGAGCGCACAGGGCCCCTCAAACACCGGTTACAACAACAACCCAGCGCCGGTACCTGTGATCACACAGACGAACTCAAGAGACAAATGGAGCAAAAAGATGGATTTTCTTTTATCAGTCATTGGCTTCGCGGTAGACTTAGGAAACGTTTGGAGATTTCCATACATTTGTTACCAAAATGGAGGCG GGGCTTTCCTCATCCCCTACATTGTCATGGCCATCTTTGGAGGGGTGCCACTATTTTACATGGAACTGGCCCTGGGACAGTTCCACAGAACTGGCGCCATATCCATATGGAAACACATATGCCCCATCTTCAAAG GCATTGGGTATGCGATCTGTGTCATCGCGCTGTACGTCTCCTTCTACTACAACACCATCATCGCCTGGGCACTTTTCTACTTCTACTCGTCCTTCGCCAGCGTCCTGCCCTGGACTAACTGTGACAACGCCTGGAACACTGAAAACTGCACCAACTACTTCCTGAAAGACAACGTGACCTGGAACAACTACTCCAGGTCACCTGCTGAGGAATTTTACAC GAGGAATGTTCTGGAGATCCACAAGTCCGATGGGCTGCGTAACGTGGGGGGTGTTCGCTGGCAGCTGATGCTCTGCCTCTTTCTCATCTTCACTATCGTTTACTTCAGTCTCTGGAAGGGAGTGAAGACATCAGGGAAG GTAGTGTGGGTGACGGCCACCTTGCCCTATGTGGTGCTCTTCATCCTGTTGATCCGTGGTGCCACCCTACCAGGTGCATGGAAGGGAGTGGTCTTCTACCTAAAGccaaaatgggagaaactcttcgAGACTAGT GTGTGGGTAGACGCTGCGGCTCAGATCTTCTTCTCCTTGGGGCCAGGCTTTGGGGTGCTCCTTGCCCTCTCCAGCTACAACCCGTTCACAAACAACTGTTATCG TGACGCCATAGTGACCAGCCTGGTGAACTGCCTGACCAGCTTCATGTCTGGTTTTGTGATCTTCACTGTGCTGGGGTACATGGCAGAGAAGAGAAATGTGAATGTGGAGGATGTAGCCAGAGACAAGG GTCCAAGCCTACTCTTCATCACCTATCCAGAGGCCATAGCCAACATGACAGGGTCAACATTCTTCGCCATCATCTTCTTCGTGATGATGATCACGCTTGGGCTCGACAGCACG TTTGGAGGACTGGAGGCTATCATTACTGCTGTGATGGATGAATACCCTGGTTACCTGGCGAACAGACGGGAGCTGTTTGTACTGGGCTTGGTTGTTGTGTGCTTTTTGGGCTCCCTCAGCACCCTTACCAAT GGCGGCGCCTATGTGGTGAAACTGCTGGAGGAGTTTGGGGTGGGTTCCTCCATCATTGCAGTTGGTTTTCTTGAGGCCATTGCCGTTTCCTGGTTCTATG GTATCACGAGATTCAGCAATGACATTAAATCCATGTTAGGCTATTCTCCTGGATTATTCTGGAAGGTGTGCTGGGTGGCCATCAGTCCTGCATTTCTAGCG TATATAATAGTGAGCTCCCTGCTTAAGCCACCCCCCCTCCAACTCTTTGACTACAAGTACCCAGACTGGAGCATCACGGTGGGCTACGTCATCGGGGCCTCCTCCTTCATGTGGATCCCTATCTATATGGTCTACAAGCTGGTGTGGACCCCCGGATCACTgaaacag CGCCTAGCCGTGTGTCTGAGACCTGAAAGGACCATCATGCCAGAGATCCACACAGACTCCCTCAACATGAGTCCTGTTCCATAG